In Salmo salar chromosome ssa03, Ssal_v3.1, whole genome shotgun sequence, a single genomic region encodes these proteins:
- the LOC123723647 gene encoding interferon alpha-1-like, with translation MALQTITWMSAFLCVAHVCSMPMPCQLQGQLVRITHNLLRDMGGNFPLECLQENVFMAFPATAFASSGAPQLSSSGATAIYETLKNIDTLFGADDLPTQWDQQKLENFQNIVYRQIDESKCMMGSVDTSDYLIRTEGLNTYFGNIAAVLKEKNFSYCAWEVVRKELLYTLQFILEHNSDSLLWANRT, from the exons ATGGCACTTCAGACTATCACTTGGATGAGCGCCTTCCTCTGCGTCGCGCACGTTTGCTCCATGCCCATGCCTTGTCAGCTACAAGGACAGCTGGTGCGAATAACCCACAACCTACTGAGAGACatg GGGGGTAATTTTCCTCTGGAGTGTCTGCAGGAGAACGTCTTCATGGCATTCCCAGCCACCGCATTTGCATCCTCCGGCGCGCCACAG TTGAGCAGCAGTGGTGCTACCGCTATTTATGAGACATTGAAGAACATCGACACATTGTTTGGAGCTGACGACCTGCCTACTCAGTGGGACCAACAGAAGTTGGAGAATTTTCAGAATATTGTATACCGCCAGATTGACGAAAGCAAATGT ATGATGGGCAGTGTGGATACAAGTGATTATCTCATCAGGACAGAAGGACTGAATACGTACTTTGGGAACATTGCAGCAGTCCTAAAAGAAAAG AATTTCAGTTACTGCGCCTGGGAAGTGGTTCGAAAAGAGCTCCTGTACACCCTACAGTTCATTCTGGAACACAACTCTGATAGCCTTCTGTGGGCCAACAGAACATGA